Within Wyeomyia smithii strain HCP4-BCI-WySm-NY-G18 chromosome 2, ASM2978416v1, whole genome shotgun sequence, the genomic segment CTTTAGTACGAGTATGCATCAACACGGGAAGATACATGAAAGCGCGGACGTTGAAGAGTGGTCTAAAAAACGATTCGAGCACTCGTTTATCCAGTCGGAAAAAGTCCTGTACCCCTGGAGTAGGGTCATCTCCAACTTGAATGGCTATTTGGCACAATTCTACGTCTGGCCAATCGGGATCCGCAGGATACGGAGAAAAAGGAGTTTTTATATATGCTAACCCTTCAGCAAGGGCCGACGTGAATGGACCTTTactaaataaatatttaatcacGTTTGGTACATTGATCAGAGCTTCAATGTTGATGTTTTCATCGATCGTTCTATCGACGGTGAAAACCGGTCCAATTGCACCCGGGTGTTCGTACAGAGTTTCTCCGACAGGCAAATCTTGAATAACATCCACTCCCATATCGCGTAAATGCTCTTTAGGACCAATGCCAGATAACATTAGTAGTTTAGCACTTTCGAATGTACCAGCAGATAGTATTACTTCTCGCTTCGCCTTCACTTTGAATGTTTTCTTATTCCTTGTGTATTGAACACCATTCGCAGTTTTTGTATTCGCATCAATCAAGACCTTAGTCGCCCAAGCTCTTGTTAAAACATGTAAATTCTTTCGTTTTCGAATAGGATTCAAAAGGGCCCGAGCTGCCGTCCATCTTAACCCGCGCCGTGAAGTGTATTGTGTGTATGACACTCCAATTTGATCTCTACTATTATAATCAATATAAGGCAATCCGACCCGTTGAGCACTGCTAATGTAAGCCGATACCAATGGAGTCTGATAAGGCGAATGCTCTACCGCTAAATATCCACCCTTGCCGTGAAATCCGTTGTATTGGAAATCCCGCAAATTCGCATCTTCAGCTTTTATAAAATACGGAAGAACATCGTTATAACTCCAACCTGGATTTCCGGATGCGTTCCATGAGTCAAAATCTCTAAAGTTGCCTCGAGTATAAATCATATTATTGATGATGCTTGAACCGCCAAGACCTCGACCATAATGCCACGGACATCGTTTATCTTCCATTCCCAAACAAGCTCCAGCTTGGGGCTCAGTCACATATCCAAAGTTATAATCCGTGCTGGGTTGGTAGAAAGAAAGTATTGGAATATCTTGAGTCAACAGAATTTCCGCTTTGCCAAGTTCCAACAATAGTACATTTACGCTAGGATTTTCCGACAGGCGATTCGCCATAACACATCCGGCGGGACCTGCTCCGATGATAATGAAATCATAGGATTTTCGTATCTTTGGATTCGGGTCTCCATAATCTAGTCCCCAAACACTGCTAAAATCAACGTAGTCTCCTAGTGTGGCATTTCCATCCTTTCCTAAGCTGGTCAAAATCTTGACAACTTCGTTGTAACTTTGATGAACTAGCGCAAAAAACACTAAAAGTTTGAAAGAATTGAACCGTGTCATAACTTATAACCGCACTCATGCAATTTAACAATCAAACTGAAATGCAACTCAATCTAATCCGTGCGTGCCTACCTACTAGCATAGAAACCGACGTTAGGTGTCCTTCAGACGCGATCGGTAGCTGTAAGCGGCGCGATGCAAAGGGGGTTGTTGTCATTAGTTCAACGGTTTGCCACTTTCAGCACAGAATACAACAATGTATAGTGTTCTTTGTCTAGCTTAGAGTGAAGTAATCAAAGCAGGAAGTTTCGACTCGGCATAGCTATGATATGAATATGATCGAACAACTTTCAAAAAGTGAAAATTGGTCCGAGGATTGGATTAACTGGAAAATTTCACACAACTTTGATTCTCAATTCATTCAGGTAGAAGATTTGCATCCCATCCGCTATAAAGTTCAGTTTAATAGTCAAGGCCTTTATTACGTTGTCATAAGTCTTCCTTTGTCTAATTGATAGAGAGAACCATGCAACCACAAACATTCTTCAATCTCGTGGTAAGTTGGGCATTCCACGAGTGACGCAAAAAGATATACCCACAGCCTATCGAAATTTACAATTAAATCTACTAATCGTCCATAAAAAATATGCGTAAGCGACACCTAGTGGCAAGCACGTGAACTGTTATGATGaacgccttctattttgtatggagaaggtgtcATTACGTCGTGTGTGTAACTGGGCCTTGAGAAGCAATCATTTCGAGCCAGACAAATCGAAACTGTGTAAACTTTAAAAGTTGTTTAACAGTTTAACCTTTGTAATTATAATCACATTATTTATGAAGCAAAGTTCTGATCTTTTGGCCGTTTTAGCTCTCGAAAGCCATATTTGTCATCTTTACAGAACAGCTAAAACATGaagaatcgattgaaaaatgaccgagttaaaaacaaaaatgtcaaataggATGTCGCTGTCGCAGATCTAATACCTAGTTGGTGTAGAAGGTGATGGAGCAACTAGCGTACACAGCAAGTGTTCAAGCTCTTCCGCTTCCGAAAGATCCGCTAACAGGAATGTCAGTTGAGAAGTTCTCCGTCTCGATGACGACTGGGTAGAATCCTCCATACAGAGGTCCCGGGTAATCGGCATGAACCCGCTGCCAA encodes:
- the LOC129720650 gene encoding glucose dehydrogenase [FAD, quinone]-like produces the protein MCSSNSLFPDPTATNGCYHHVDFATAHNRPSPINSFSCSNSSLSSTRFHAAAMKVTIPPNPEVVLDSLIGNIREFQYDQENQITFVKCYNEVVKILTSLGKDGNATLGDYVDFSSVWGLDYGDPNPKIRKSYDFIIIGAGPAGCVMANRLSENPSVNVLLLELGKAEILLTQDIPILSFYQPSTDYNFGYVTEPQAGACLGMEDKRCPWHYGRGLGGSSIINNMIYTRGNFRDFDSWNASGNPGWSYNDVLPYFIKAEDANLRDFQYNGFHGKGGYLAVEHSPYQTPLVSAYISSAQRVGLPYIDYNSRDQIGVSYTQYTSRRGLRWTAARALLNPIRKRKNLHVLTRAWATKVLIDANTKTANGVQYTRNKKTFKVKAKREVILSAGTFESAKLLMLSGIGPKEHLRDMGVDVIQDLPVGETLYEHPGAIGPVFTVDRTIDENINIEALINVPNVIKYLFSKGPFTSALAEGLAYIKTPFSPYPADPDWPDVELCQIAIQVGDDPTPGVQDFFRLDKRVLESFFRPLFNVRAFMYLPVLMHTRTKGSLKLKSSNPYDHPVFNYQYFEDERDLDALVYGIKVAINITSQKPFTDLGVRLYSKKVPGCEQFEFNSDQYWRCYVRVLTATYHHYVGTCRMGPSSDPAAVVDSRLRVHGVNRLRVADAGIAPAPPTAHTAAIAYMIGEKGADMVKSDNGL